The proteins below come from a single Ictidomys tridecemlineatus isolate mIctTri1 chromosome 8, mIctTri1.hap1, whole genome shotgun sequence genomic window:
- the Rps12 gene encoding small ribosomal subunit protein eS12 — protein sequence MAEEGIAAGGVMDVNTALQEVLKTALIHDGLARGIREAAKALDKRQAHLCVLASNCNEPMYVKLVEALCAEHQINLIKVDDNKKLGEWVGLCKIDREGKPRKVVGCSCVVVKDYGKESQAKDVIEEYFKCKK from the exons ATGGCCGAGGAAGG CATTGCTGCTGGAGGTGTAATGGACGTCAACACTGCTTTACAAGAGGTGCTGAAGACCGCCCTCATCCACGATGGCCTTGCACGTGGAATTCGCGAAGCTGCCAAAGCCTTAGATAA GCGCCAGGCCCATCTCTGTGTACTTGCATCCAACTGTAATGAGCCTATGTATGTCAAATTGGTGGAGGCCCTTTGTGCTGAGCACCAAATCAATCTAATTAAG GTCGATGACAACAAGAAACTAGGAGAATGGGTAGGCCTCTGTAAAATTGACCGAGAGGGCAAGCCCCGTAAAGTGGTTGGTTGCAGTTGTGTAGTTGTTAAG gattATGGCAAAGAATCTCAGGCCAAGGATGTCATCGAAGAGTACTTCAAATGCaagaaatga